GTTATTTACCCTGGTAGACTCTAAGGAAGAGAGATTGCATATTGAAAAAAAGGTTTCAACTTGTATTATGAAAAGGTATTTCTCAAATTTCATGAACTTGATTAAACTGCCAGCTGTGGTGATGTGCTTTTAAGTGTACTAAGTTTGGTATGTATGActcctctttgttttgttttggctttttttttttttcccagtggccAAGGCTGGGCCAACTaactttttcttccactttggAGAAACATAAAGCTTTGAAAGCAGACAAAGAAGTTGATGTGAAACAGCTTTATCTTCACAAGCCTTTAGAATCCACTTGGCCAAAAGTGAACAAACAATTTCTGTCCTCAGCGAACAAACAAAGCGATCCCTCTTTTACCCCATTACAAAGAGAGCTTTTCTGTATCATGAATACATACCGGGACTTGTTCTATccagaaagaaatgctttaacaAATGGAGAAGAAGTCCGGCATGCTTACTGCTTGCATGCCTTGAACCATGTTCTGAAAGCAAATGCCCAGGTGCTCAGCAACAATGCCAAACGAAGAGACCAAAAGCCAGGGACTGACAATGATGACTACAGGGATCAGGGGCTCACTCGACCTAAGGTAAGATAGCTTCATCAATGCGattcccccatccccacccaggCTGTATAAACATCCTGGTAGATTACCCAGAAGTATTTCTGTTGCTGCTCTCTCAGGTGACATGTTCCTGGGCGTGTGCCTTTCCACATCCATTTATTGTGCCTGGAGGTTGTGTGTCGTGGCCAGGGCAAATACCCTGCAAGAAGCAGCAAGCACAGGGTTGTCAGTCAGCCTGTTTCTGTGCTGGGCCATGAGTttgacttctctttttctttgtcccCCTGTCACTACAGACTGACATGTCACCTTTTCCTGCTTCCATTTCTAAATCTACCAGTACAGAAAGGTGCCTCCACGTTGATCTTCAGTGTTAGTGCAGGGAGTGTAGGCTGTCACCCAATGTGGGATGtcccagaaatttttttttgtctttaggcACTTGTAAAGACTTGCCTGCATGGAATGATCTTTCTGTACCTGCGAGACCTCAGGGAATCCCAGTCCCATCGTCAAGGCCACCTGTCATAGTTGGTGGAGTGGGCCTCAAACCAGGGCTCCCTGGATTCACAGCATCCTCTAGTCGATAACCAGGTGGATTCAACTAGGGCTAGCCTGTCACTGGTGGTGCCAACTACCTGTTGAACAGTTTCAAAGTTGGGTTTCAGTGTTTGCAGCACATCCGGCAAATGCCTTTGGTTTCTGTGTTGACTCCCCGGTTAGATATCTGTATTTCAGAGTGCTGTGCAGAGGCTATTGCCACCCATCCAGGAGCCAGCCGTTGACCCTGTCTGTGTATTGTGGGAGCTCTTGCTTGCTTGGGGGGTAGGGAGAACAGGAGAATGTGCTTAGTTTTCAATTCCCCTGTAATGGTACCCTGGGTGTGAGATGGGGAACCAAACTGAGCTGCTGGCCAGTACCTGTTCATGAACACACTGTGTCCCAGCACATCCTCCCTCCTTGCTGCATGtcagaattgttttgttttgattgttgGGATGCCCCATGGGGGCAGATCTAAGTCAAAAAACTACTTAACATACAGTTAACTGTGAGTGTTCATGTTTTATGGGTTATTCTGTTGTAACTGTTGATCTACACAGGTACTGATGATAGTGCCCTTCAGGGAATGTGCTTTGCGAATTGTGCATATTTTCATCAGTCTTCttgaagtgaatgaaaaaaaaaaaatagatgtaagTAATAAAAAGCGCTTCAAAGGGGAGTTTGGCTCTGACCCAGAAGAGAAGCCCCCCAACCTGAAAAGACCTGAAGATTATGAAGCCGTCTTTGCTGGCAACATTGATGACCACTTCAGAATTGGTAATGACCTACTGAACAGATGATTTTTAGCTTGTAAAGAACTGAGAAGTAATAAGTTCTTCCTAAATGTCTAGGAGCTTATGTCAGGGCTGGAAGTTCTGGTGAGACTTTAGGCTCTGTGGTATTCATGCTGGTTTTGCACTGGCAACTtggatttttctgaaaatctttctTGCCTTGCCAGaacttaaaacagaagagaaaataaaaaagcaatgatttttcaCATCAAGTTCAGAATCACTTAAAATGCAATGATTGCTTTATTGTAGCAGGACTGCCCACACCTCATTTTAAAGAGGATAGCCTTGATTATGCTGCAAAGTCTTTcacgttattaaaaaaaaaccttttgggtTTAATCAGCCTATTCACAATGTCTCTTGTAATCAGTAATGGCTGGAATAAAATTAAAGCTCAGTACTGAGCAAAGCAGCTTTCTCCTGTGCTGCCCATGGTTTTCCTGAAAGCAAAGGGGAAGCCAGCAAGTAGGACTGTTGGACAAGCAGCAAATTTGAGACTATTTCATAATATTGTAATCTCATGCTGTTTTAGTAACTCAGTATGCAGAGAATTAGCTAGTGGCTTGGTTCCTGGAGCTGCCATGATGAGTAGGCAGTTTTTCTAACTTAACTTGACAGATCAGAGGCTTTTGAAATTATTGCCCCTTGAAAGATAAATTGTCATCCCAAGAGATTTAATGATACAGTGGAAGATGCAAGCAGGTCCCACtcactctttcttctttccccagtgaATATCTCTCTGGCTGAGAGCATCTTACTTTCAGTAGCATAATCATTTTCCTTTCAGTCCTCTCCCATACCACAGTGTGCTTGATCCTCTCACTAGGTGTGAGGAAATGCTTGAAGAAACTTTCAGTGCTGTTACTTGCAGAAGCAAATCATAGAAGCAGAATAATTATTCTTTCTTACTGTGCCTCATACCCTGTTACTTCTGCACAAAGATCTAGTTTAAAGCACATTGGTTATGCCTTACTAAAACCAccctttcacatttttaaacaggaaaaaagactTGATGTTGTTAAACTGTGTATGTGCTGTGACAAGTAATATCTTCTTCCTGGAAATTCAACCAGTagtgcctttcctttttttattattgggTTAAAATAGATAGCGGGAGGGGTCCCTATTGCTGTCTGTGTGAAATTGTTGCAAGTGCCTTCAGCTGTGCCCGTGACAGCTGGATTCACACGGAGAGGGAGAAAAGTTGAAGACACCTTTGTTGGGCAGACTGTAGTGGGTGGTTTGAATATGGTCCGGACTACCTGGATTTTTAAGATCAGAAAACTGTGGGTCCTAGCAATGTTGCCATGTAGTTATGACACAGGTAACAAAGTCCTTtgattccttcctttttctttctttaacatgAGAGGTGATGCATGAGCTAGTTGGGCGTGTACAGCGCAGTGAGaagcagtgccagggaaggtgCAAGACTGGTGATGCTTTCAGTCGTCGTCACACAAAGaaccttttcctttgtgttttagtAGCAACTCTTGTGGCCTTGTGAATAAAGGCAGTTCATAGTCAAGAGGTCCACACTGAATCTTTCATGACAGATTAAGGTAACATTTACTATAGTACCTAATGGCAGAGACCAAAGTCTAGGATTTAGGGAGAAGGGAATAGTtaataatttctgcctttttttttttcccccttaagtTCTTCGGCCCCCTCACTCCCCTTTTTAGcagaaaatcacaaaaaaaagtttcatttaaaaaatgttgtccAGGCTatgaaaaatctggaaaaaagtaCTACTGAAAGAGTTTGCCGAACTTCATGAAAATCTGCCAAATGCTTGTCagatgggggtggggtgggtaagcacttttcagggaaagaagagtttcAGACAGATTGGTTTTGTCCAGCTATAATCATTAGTATGTGTTAAGGGAGAGGAAATGTAGGGCGGTACTGTTACAGAACCTGCTGGAAGAAAATGGTTGATGATCGACCTTAACTAAGAAATTGCTGTTGGTTGTTGTTGGACAGGGGTTGCGATTCTTCAAAAGAGTATGAGACTATATGCACCATTTTACTCGTCGGATATCATCATTGCCTCTCCCCTGGGTATGAGGACTATTATTGGCGCagagggggagaagaagagagaTTTTGATTTTCTGTCATCAATAGAAATTCTCATAATTGATCAAGCAGATATTTACCTGATGCAGAATTGGGAACATGTTCTGGTGCGTTTTCCGTATGTATTCATTTTTGTGTTATACTGTGTCTTGTTAGTCTGATATAACTTCGTTTTGGCAGTGAAcagtattgctattttttttactGGCTTGATTCCAAACATGTATGCttgttcctttttctccctccaccCTGATATTTTCCTTATACTAAGAATATTCTTTCTACAGATTTTGGTAGTATTCAGCACCTGTTCTCTATAAATCTCAGTATTTGGTGCTTTAGTGGCATATTTGCTCAGAGAGTTTTTTGGACAGTTTTAATCATCTTGCAGGCTGAGATAATGATGATGCCTTTAATCACATCTGGGAGAAAATATGCCAGCTGTCTGACTGCCCAGTGTCTCAGTCAGATTGCAGCCGTGTGAGGAATCTGTACAACCTAATTCAGGTTCCTCCAGACGGCAATAGGAGCTGGTGCTTGTCTCCACTGACTGTAGACATACTAAGCATTAGTCATGTCCAAAGTTCAACAGTATGAAGATTTTCCTGTACGTGTAATGAAAATACTGCTCTGGGATTGTGGCTAGTACGCAGTAGTACCCATGCTTTTTGGCTTTTGGTTAATAAAAGTTTTCAAGGTTGAAAGGTTGGTGGTTTTTCCGCATAGAAACACCTTTGAGGTACCTGGGCCGTGCATTTCGACAGCATGATGTTACTGTACGTTTTGAATGAGCCCAGAATGTGTCTTGTTTCCCAGAGAGTCACAGGAAAGGCACTTCAGCCTACACAGTATTCAAGGAATGAGTCCTGGAGtctgtttcctgttttttcccttgggtgCGACTGCCTGCCATGTGGCGGCAGCGATGCCAGTCCTAGGCGTCACTCAGTGAGGCCAAAATGAAGTGAACTTCTTCACTTGCACCCAAACACTCCCTGAATGCAATGGGAAACTGCACTTGGGCTTTTAGCTCAGAAACCCTGGGCCTATTGACtttaatacaaacaaacaaatccattATACTTGCCCCGTGGGAGAAGGTTGGAAGCAAATGTTACTGTTACTGATGACTAAAGAGATGGTAGCTTTCAGTTCTGTGGCAGGAAATCAAGTAAATTACTCTTGCTGTGGTCAATAAATTCCAGACAGTCGTGTCTTGGGAGATCACTGCTGTTCTATATTCTGTGCTGTCTCGCTCGTCCCTGCCCACTTCCTCGCTGCAGTTAAGGCTCTTGCAGTCTGGGTGCAGGGATGTCGGTCAGTAGCGAtgtgtttccatttctctgtgtAGCACCTGATGAAGCACATTAACCTGCTGCCTCTGGATTCCCACGGGGTAGACTTTTCCCGAGTGCGAATGCTGAATCTCAATAACTGGTCCAAGTACTACCGCCAGACGCTGCTGTTCAGCGCTCTTCAGGATCCCCAGATTAACTCTGTCTTCAACAAACACTGCTTCAATTATATGGGGCAGGTGAGTTCACAGATGAGCTGAAAGCCGTCTTTTAATGCTGGCgcaagggagggggagaggaacagaaaacCCAACACGTGGAAAAATTCCATAACTCAGTTGTAGAACGACTGTCTGTGCGCCAGTCATTTCCATTACCCAAGTATTTCAGTCTGAATCTCCATGACGCTGCATGACAATTTCTAATGCTGTGCCAAAGGCATGAAGAACTGCTCTTCTTGCAGCGATACTTATTTGATCCTTTTCTTTTATGGATAGCTGTTTCATGTCAGAAATcggattttgttttttcttaatttgacaCACACAAGttatcttgttttatttattttgttgttaaatggAAGGTTTGCctgcttccccttttttttttttttttcccctcctactgTATAAGAAGCACAAACTGCTATTActctgaaagaaacaggaaaagtaaaaacCTTAGTTAACTATCTCAAATATATGGAAGTCAGAGCATGAGCAGTGGCCGTGTATATTTAACAGAtctggtgtgtgtgtatatgtgaaTGTAGTTTTGTATTggagctttctttaaaaacagccttGTGCGCTGCTTGCAGACGTGAGTTACGAGCAGAAAGGTGGCTGGAGTGTGGCTGCCTTTGACACGCTGCTTCCCTAAACGTCCTACTTCCTTCTCGCAGGTGGCCGTCCGCAACGTACCGCTCAGTGGCTCCATTAGCCACGTTGTGGTCCAGCTTCCTCATGTTTTTCGGAGGCTAGAAGCTGAAAACTTAACTTCTGTAATAGATACAAGGTACTCTGTTCCAGACTATTTTGCTATGCCCTAATGACTGCAAGTTCAGATGTAGTTGAGCATACTCCTTTCCTGCAGAGCACAACGTGATTTCACCACAGAAGTACGCCTTCGTTGGTCTTCAGATGCAGGCTAGGCTCTGCGCAGGTGGAGGGGAATACTGACCTTCTCCTTGCCAAAGGCACTGGAGAGTAAAGTCTGGGAAAGGAACACCCGTCTCTACCATAACTGTGTAGGACTGATaaagcttttgccttttcttctacACGTGTAGAAATCCTGTGAagttaaagaaggaaaaacatagtCAAAATCTTCTGTAGTCTCTTGTGTCTGATGATATTCCTGTTTGAGGTCATATCAGTATTGGAAAGCTAAATGTTAACTCTGGTTAAAACATACTTGTTTTCTTAACTCAGGTTTCAGTTTTTCATCGACAAAGTTTTGCCTGAGTACCGCGATGCCATCATGTCACACACGCTCATTTATGTTCCATCATATTTTGACTACGTGCGTCTTCGAAATTACTTCAAGAAAGAGGATCTGAATTTTACTCACATTTGCGAATATACTAAAAAGGCTGGCGTCTGCAGAGCAAGACGGTTCTTTCTCAAGGGAGAGAAGCAGTTTTTATTGTTCACTGAGCGCTTCCACTTTTACAAAAGGTGAATTGTGGACCGAGTTTTCCTTTGAGTTGCATATGTGCTGTTTTGGAAGTAGAGTCTGACCTTAGTCATAGATGGGCTATATTGCTTTTTGAATCTGTTAGATCTCTCTGAGGACTTCTTTGACTGAAGTAAGAACTTctcagtttgctttaaaaatttttgcATGTTGTCAGCATCCCTTGCGGAGACTCTGATACTTTGTTATGTGCAGGGCTTTATTCAGGAAGGTGAGTGCTGCCAAGTTCCACTGATGTCAGGACAGGATGATATAGCCTGCAAAATGGGattcattttgccttttatttgtGTTCATCTGTGCCACAATAATTACATAAAATTCTGGAAAAGGATCTGTAATTGGTTCAATAACGCAATACAGCAGGCTGAGGCCACCTGGAAAATTTGCTACATCCTGACTGGAGCTGTTTAGAAGTTCCTAATGGAACAGTTTTTTCTATTGGCAGAAGATGTTTTGGCAGCTATGAAAAGTTT
The Mycteria americana isolate JAX WOST 10 ecotype Jacksonville Zoo and Gardens chromosome 3, USCA_MyAme_1.0, whole genome shotgun sequence genome window above contains:
- the UTP25 gene encoding U3 small nucleolar RNA-associated protein 25 homolog isoform X1 — protein: MGKRRGGRELLRSLSKKQKKHLREFGEEHPFYDKVSGRPEATQICELSENSDKSSAESDSETEVEQVSVYHKLLATLKTSPESESEEEEDESESEEAGESETEMDSEGSQETGEADGGEEDKNDVPDQEGITATDTAEQMLGQEQADGADASCDPSHGVIEEFTDVKHESEFSLETNFMEEESGDCNADKRDSNSSQAFSEDPFKQHMDKELEEKEVEKMSTLPKTSSQSKWPRLGQLTFSSTLEKHKALKADKEVDVKQLYLHKPLESTWPKVNKQFLSSANKQSDPSFTPLQRELFCIMNTYRDLFYPERNALTNGEEVRHAYCLHALNHVLKANAQVLSNNAKRRDQKPGTDNDDYRDQGLTRPKVLMIVPFRECALRIVHIFISLLEVNEKKKIDVSNKKRFKGEFGSDPEEKPPNLKRPEDYEAVFAGNIDDHFRIGVAILQKSMRLYAPFYSSDIIIASPLGMRTIIGAEGEKKRDFDFLSSIEILIIDQADIYLMQNWEHVLHLMKHINLLPLDSHGVDFSRVRMLNLNNWSKYYRQTLLFSALQDPQINSVFNKHCFNYMGQVAVRNVPLSGSISHVVVQLPHVFRRLEAENLTSVIDTRFQFFIDKVLPEYRDAIMSHTLIYVPSYFDYVRLRNYFKKEDLNFTHICEYTKKAGVCRARRFFLKGEKQFLLFTERFHFYKRYTIKGIRNLIFYELPTYSHFYSEICNMMKATDNGVDATWTCTVLYSKYDAQRLAAVVGIDRTAQMLQSKKNVHLFVTGENE
- the UTP25 gene encoding U3 small nucleolar RNA-associated protein 25 homolog isoform X2, producing MGKRRGGRELLRSLSKKQKKHLREFGEEHPFYDKVSGRPEATQICELSENSDKSSAESDSETEVEQVSVYHKLLATLKTSPESESEEEEDESESEEAGESETEMDSEGSQETGEADGGEEDKNDVPDQEGTTDTAEQMLGQEQADGADASCDPSHGVIEEFTDVKHESEFSLETNFMEEESGDCNADKRDSNSSQAFSEDPFKQHMDKELEEKEVEKMSTLPKTSSQSKWPRLGQLTFSSTLEKHKALKADKEVDVKQLYLHKPLESTWPKVNKQFLSSANKQSDPSFTPLQRELFCIMNTYRDLFYPERNALTNGEEVRHAYCLHALNHVLKANAQVLSNNAKRRDQKPGTDNDDYRDQGLTRPKVLMIVPFRECALRIVHIFISLLEVNEKKKIDVSNKKRFKGEFGSDPEEKPPNLKRPEDYEAVFAGNIDDHFRIGVAILQKSMRLYAPFYSSDIIIASPLGMRTIIGAEGEKKRDFDFLSSIEILIIDQADIYLMQNWEHVLHLMKHINLLPLDSHGVDFSRVRMLNLNNWSKYYRQTLLFSALQDPQINSVFNKHCFNYMGQVAVRNVPLSGSISHVVVQLPHVFRRLEAENLTSVIDTRFQFFIDKVLPEYRDAIMSHTLIYVPSYFDYVRLRNYFKKEDLNFTHICEYTKKAGVCRARRFFLKGEKQFLLFTERFHFYKRYTIKGIRNLIFYELPTYSHFYSEICNMMKATDNGVDATWTCTVLYSKYDAQRLAAVVGIDRTAQMLQSKKNVHLFVTGENE